A stretch of the Rosa rugosa chromosome 5, drRosRugo1.1, whole genome shotgun sequence genome encodes the following:
- the LOC133710154 gene encoding uncharacterized protein LOC133710154, with the protein MPPSYFPLRWESTGDQWWYASPIDWAAANGLYDLVSELLHLDTNLLIKLTSLRRIRRLETVWDDEAHFNDVAKCRSQVAKRLLNECQTQSGHNSLIRAGYGGWLLYTAASAGDVAFVKELLARDPLLVFGEGEYGVTDIFYAAARSKNAEVFRLLLDFSVSPRFGEENGELEETMVDSRSDFKWEMMNRAVHAAARGGNLEVLKELVGDCGDVLVYRDAQGSTVLHTASGRGQIEVVKYLIASFDISTFVDSQGNTALHVAAYRGHLAVVEVLIGASPSLVSLSNYYGDTFLHMAVAGFRAPGFRRVDKQIELIKQLVCGDIVNMQDIVNDRNNNGRTALHIAVSENIQSSVVELLMTVPSIDLNIRDGDGMTPLDILKQRPKSPSSELLIKQLISAGGISKCRDHKARNALVSHLRMHGIGSSPGTSFRIPDAEIFLYTGNDNASDASGYQSCLQFSRCSGEISQVDSPNSVSNKKTGSVNYAARSLKFLLQWPRRKVKKESSRDLGDADSLDSYSPSTDLEDSPIPLRQMYLKSSSLPNSKRILSARTYLPSPYTKMRYTAGLTHGVIQAVPQYAFPAQSHASPLSRSSMSSPAFVEKEKGVDNVGSSRSNGKVSAGNSRQSRKLINQYLCVGAQGVEAEESISSTWPTRSYKHSSSLVA; encoded by the exons ATGCCGCCGTCATACTTCCCTCTCCGGTGGGAAAGCACCGGAGACCAGTGGTGGTACGCGTCACCTATTGATTGGGCAGCAGCCAATGGCCTTTACGACCTTGTCAGCGAGCTTCTTCACCTCGACACCAACCTCCTCATCAAGCTGACATCGCTCCGCCGCATCCGCCGCCTCGAAACCGTGTGGGACGACGAGGCTCACTTCAATGACGTGGCGAAATGCCGCTCTCAAGTTGCCAAGAGGCTTCTCAATGAGTGCCAGACACAGAGTGGCCACAACTCTCTGATCCGGGCCGGCTACGGCGGCTGGCTCCTCTACACCGCCGCCTCAGCCGGTGACGTGGCCTTTGTTAAGGAGTTGTTAGCAAGAGACCCTCTTTTGGTGTTTGGGGAAGGAGAGTATGGGGTGACTGATATCTTTTATGCTGCTGCTAGGAGTAAGAATGCTGAGGTTTTCAGGCTGCTGCTAGATTTTTCGGTGTCGCCGAGGTTTGGTGAGGAGAATGGGGAGCTGGAGGAGACGATGGTGGATAGTAGGTCGGATTTTAAGTGGGAGATGATGAACCGGGCGGTTCATGCGGCTGCGAGAGGTGGGAATCTGGAGGTTTTGAAGGAGTTGGTTGGGGATTGTGGTGATGTTTTGGTTTATAGGGATGCTCAGGGCTCTACTGTCTTGCATACTGCCTCTGGTAGAGGGCAGATTGAG GTGGTTAAATATCTAATAGCATCCTTTGATATCAGCACATTTGTAGATAGTCAAGGGAATACAGCTTTACATGTTGCCGCTTACAGGGGTCACTTAGCTGTGGTGGAAGTGCTAATTGGTGCATCTCCCTCATTAGTCTCTTTATCGAACTACTATGGAGATACATTTCTACACATGGCAGTGGCTGGTTTCCGAGCTCCTGGTTTCCGGAGAGTGGACAAACAGATTGAGCTCATCAAGCAATTAGTATGTGGTGATATTGTGAACATGCAGGACATCGTTAATGATAGGAACAACAATGGAAGAACAGCTCTTCACATAGCTGTTAGTGAGAACATACAGTCTAGTGTGGTGGAACTCCTCATGACTGTTCCATCAATCGATCTGAACATCCGTGATGGTGATGGCATGACCCCGTTGGATATTCTTAAGCAAAGGCCAAAGTCACCATCTTCTGAACTTTTGATCAAGCAGTTGATTTCAGCTGGAGGAATCTCCAAGTGTCGAGATCATAAAGCGAGAAATGCCCTTGTTTCTCATTTGAGAATGCATGGTATTGGGAGCAGTCCCGGAACGTCTTTCCGAATCCCTGATGCAGAGATATTCTTATACACGGGCAATGATAATGCTTCCGATGCCAGTGGTTATCAGTCATGTCTACAATTCAGTAGGTGCTCGGGTGAAATAAGTCAGGTTGATTCACCCAACTCAGTGAGCAATAAGAAGACTGGTTCTGTAAATTATGCTGCAAGGAGCCTTAAGTTTCTTCTTCAATGGCCGAGGAGGAAAGTAAAAAAGGAATCTAGCAGAGACTTGGGAGATGCTGATTCCTTGGACTCGTATAGTCCATCTACAGATTTGGAAGACAGTCCAATCCCACTTCGGCAGATGTATTTGAAATCTTCATCCCTTCCCAACAGCAAAAGGATACTTTCTGCCAGGACTTATCTTCCAAGCCCCTACACTAAAATGAGATATACTGCTGGTCTAACACATGGTGTGATTCAAGCAGTGCCTCAGTATGCTTTTCCAGCTCAATCACATGCAAGTCCTCTGTCACGATCATCCATGTCTTCACCTGCCTTCGTGGAGAAGGAGAAGGGTGTTGACAATGTAGGATCATCTCGCTCAAATGGGAAAGTATCAGCAGGGAATTCCAGACAAAGTAGGAAGTTAATAAACCAATATTTGTGTGTTGGTGCACAAGGCGTGGAGGCTGAAGAATCAATTAGCTCTACATGGCCAACTCGGAGCTACAAACATTCCAGTTCTTTAGTTGCTTGA
- the LOC133708526 gene encoding glyceraldehyde-3-phosphate dehydrogenase GAPC1, cytosolic: MAKIKIGINGFGRIGRLVARVALQRDDVELVAVNDPFITTDYMTYMFKYDTVHGAWKHNELKVKDEKTLLFGEKPVAVFGLRNPEEIPWGSVGADIVVESTGVFTDKDKAAAHLKGGAKKVVISAPSKDAPMFVVGVNEHEYKSNLAIVSNASCTTNCLAPLAKVINDRFGIVEGLMTTVHSITATQKTVDGPSAKDWRGGRAASFNIIPSSTGAAKAVGKVLPALNGKLTGMAFRVPTVDVSVVDLTVRLEKKATYDQIKAAIKEESEGKLKGILGYTDEDVVSTDFIGDNRSSIFDAKAGIALNDNFVKLVSWYDNEWGYSSRVIDLIVHIAKA, translated from the exons ATGG CCAAGATCAAGATCGGAATCAACG GATTCGGAAGAATCGGACGTTTGGTTGCTAGGGTCGCCCTACAGAGGGACGATGTTGAGCTCGTCGCTGTCAACGATCCATTCATCACCACCGACTACATG aCCTACATGTTTAAGTATGACACCGTCCACGGAGCATGGAAGCACAATGAGCTCAAGGTCAAGGATGAGAAGACCCTCCTCTTCGGTGAGAAGCCAGTTGCCGTCTTCGGGCTCAG aaacccagagGAGATCCCATGGGGTTCGGTTGGCGCCGATATTGTTGTGGAGTCTACTGGAGTGTTCACTGATAAGGACAAAGCCGCCGCTCACTTGAAG GGTGGTGCCAAGAAGGTTGTCATCTCTGCCCCAAGTAAGGATGCCCCCATGTTTGTTGTGGGAGTCAATGAGCATGAATACAAGTCCAACCTTGCCATTGTTTCCAATGCTAGCTGCACTACCAACTGTCTTGCACCCCTTGCCAAG GTTATCAACGACAGGTTTGGAATTGTTGAGGGTCTTATGACCACTGTGCACTCCATCACTG CCACCCAGAAGACTGTTGATGGACCATCAGCAAAGGACTGGAGAGGTGGACGTGCTGCCTCATTCAACATCATTCCCAGCAGCACTGGAGCTGCCAAG GCTGTCGGAAAGGTTCTGCCTGCTCTCAATGGCAAGTTGACCGGAATGGCCTTCCGTGTACCCACTGTTGATGTTTCAGTTGTTGACCTCACTGTCAGACTTGAGAAGAAGGCAACCTATGACCAGATCAAGGCTGCTATCAA GGAGGAGTCTGAGGGAAAGTTGAAGGGCATCTTGGGTTACACCGATGAGGATGTTGTGTCAACCGACTTCATTGGTGACAACAG gtcTAGCATCTTTGATGCCAAGGCTGGAATTGCATTGAACGACAACTTTGTCAAGCTTGTTTCATGGTACGACAACGAGTGGGGTTACAGTTCCCGTGTGATTGACTTGATTGTGCACATCGCCAAGGCTTAA
- the LOC133709845 gene encoding uncharacterized protein LOC133709845 produces the protein MSSRWIRPEVYPLFAATGVAVGICAMQLVRNITSNPEVRVLKENRAAGILDNFEEGEKYKEHGLRKFVRKRNPEIMPSINKFFSDPN, from the exons ATGTCTAGCAGATGGATCAGGCCCGAG GTGTACCCACTCTTTGCAGCAACTGGTGTAGCTGTTGGTATCTGTGCAATGCAACTCGTTAGAAACATCACGAGCAACCCTGAAGTGAG GGTTTTAAAGGAGAACAGAGCTGCTGGAATTCTAGACAACTTTGAAGAGGGTGAGAAATACAAAGAACATGGACTTAGGAAGTTTGTTCGCAAGAGAAACCCCGAGATCATGCCATCCATCAACAAATTTTTCTCAGACCCAAACTAA